In Cryptomeria japonica chromosome 5, Sugi_1.0, whole genome shotgun sequence, the genomic window TAAATACATTGCTATTATTTAATTGGTGTCAACATCACAACAACACCATAATATGACTTTGCCTAAGCTAAAAGGTGGCTAAGGTGAGATTATTAAAAGGCCCAAATGTTTTAAATGAATACTTTAGCACAATTGAATCATAAATTTAACTTACAGTATTATAGTATTAACACAATCTATATACTACACATTTCAATATAACATTATTCACTTGAATAAAGTAGTAATAATTGTTAGGATTTAGGTGGCATCTATCTTGTAAATCTTATTgtatggttccaacatccttggaaagtgtcctaaggccCTTAGGATGTagtggaaaaatatttttgaatatttatTTCCATTATTAtctgtaatacattcataaggggtgatgggttccactagcagtgataaaggtgggttgtgaacacaattatttagTACTATTTTCCCAACATGTGGATGACAAGAATAAGATAATTAATGACTTAGGAAGTGCACAAATGAGTGAcctttgggcttctccaagtggggtCTTGGAAGATGCAATACATGTCTCTTAGTATTCCCTCATTTATTGtgtttaatgtaatgtttatcttgcaatatTGGGCAGccaagttggagggaaagtattAGAGCTAAAATCAATGCCCTTTTAACTTTCATGGAGGTAATCCATTAGTTGTGGTTGTTTGTAATGAAGAGCTTTTTTGGATGCCCTGTTTGGTGGTTATGGAGCTCTCGCCATTTTATAAATTCAACTCTTTAGATGTAGAAattatgaaaaataattgaatttagTGTTACTATTAATGAGCAAGGACAAGTGAGATGTATATTGTTCGTGAGTACATAGGTGCTGCCATGATGGAGAAAAATGGGAgattggaagtgaatgtattgttGACAATGCATGCTTGGCCTCTCTTCATGGTGGATTTttttcccacaaggttttctccacataaatcttgtGTTATACAATGCTCTTATGATGTTGATTTGTGTCTCATTCTTGCtatcttatggtgatgttattccTTATTCTTTATTTGTGTAAGTTCACATAAGAAATGGTTATTAAGCATGATCTATGTAGATTGATCTTTGACATTATTTAAAATATAGATCAAATAATAATTTTTCACATTAAGACAACTTATTTTTAGATTGACATATATGTTTCGTATTTTCATGTTGTAGTTGTCCAAGtcttgtatctcatcctttgaaTGGTTTATTGGATATAGATTGATATTTACTATCTTTGGTATTGAGCCTATgtatttcccaaaaataataaaataaatgaagTAATAAGaatatgtgtttgtgcatgttGCTAAAGATTGAAATAATTGAAAAGGGATATAAATATCAAATTCACATCAaaataaatttgatgaaaaatcATCATATTCATGAAAGTCTCTTTCGAATCCATCTATCACTTAATGATCTAATTTCtatatcaatcaatcatttatttcttcttttaaactcggaaaataaaatgaaagatttttaaataaaagttcAAATTTTAAATTCGAATCCCATAATCATTGAATATCCATCAAAAACTTACAAATATATCCCCTGTCCATTACTCCATATTAATCAACCATTGATTTGCTCTTTTAAACTTGAAAAAACAATAATTATACACTCAATTCTTAAAATCAAACTAAACCCTTTGTATCCATCAAAACCATTTCAAATACATTCATCACCAAATATTCCATATTAATCAACCATTCATTCCCTCTTCAAAGCTTGCAAAAGTAAGAAGAGGGATTTTTGATAATAAGAATGTGCTCAAAAGTCCAAAAGAAAATCAATTGTACATTTTAACTTATAATGTATAGTCTTTTCATAAGAAAAACAATCATACGGAATCGTAGATTATTTGTTTCCTCTTCACAAATTATCATCCATCTCCATGAATTCTTAAAAAATGACTTGGCTCCATCTTTTACTTTTTTTGTTTTATGCTTTATAGTTTTataattaaatgtataattaaGAAATTGAATACAACTATAGGCACTTATGCTTATATTTTGGATTTGAGATTTTATCTTAAGAGAGATTTGATCTTAGTGATAGAGGTTAGATGGTATAAAAGTTTGACCTTTTCTTTGTCAAATCAATATTGTACATATTTTGGGTAAGTTACTTGTTAAACATCTTTACACTACCAAGAGCATAAGGAAGAGACCTAACTTTTATACCAAATGTTTGTAGAGTCTATCAAATCATCATGAAACCTTTCATCTTGATTTTTAATTAGAGAGCTCACAATAGATAATAAAAATTGTAGTTACGAACATTGAAACCATAGAGAAAATAAACTCAAATATTTACAATCTAACTTTAATTTATATAATGATCAAGGGAATTTATTAATTATTGGGCATCATATCATTTCCCCTAATAAGAAGGATTTACTAATCACTTAAAATCTAAGATGTTATATCAACTATGGAATAAATTAGTATACGATAAAATAAACGATGGAATCTATTGATATAGTAGTCAAACATTAACATTTTTGTTTTACATGATTGAACATGAAGGAATGGTTACCTACCAATGAGTTTGGTATGTTGTAGATCTCAACAACCTTTAACAATATTGTGAAATTCTTTCATGTAATATAAGGGGGCTTAATAGTTGCCATAAACAAGATATAGTGTGGAATTTTGCTAGGGATCATAGGCCGAATATTCTTCTTATTTAGGAAACTAAGATGCCTAAGGACAGGGttgaaaaactttaaatttttcaagttttgtgAATCTCAAGGTAGTAGTTCTGATGGTGCCTCTAAGGGTGTTTCTACCCTATGGAACACTCATTTTATTCAAGGTATCCCTCTTTGTGATGACGACAACCATGTTGCCACTTTGTTTAAGCACACTAGAgatgttttttcttttattttatctaatatCTACACACCAAATAATAAGGTTTCTAGAAGGAGATTTTGGGTGAGTCTTTCTTCTTTCCGAAGAAACCACCCTAATACTTCTTGGCTTATCATGGCTTTCCGAATATGAAAAGTTTGGAGGGTCCCAAATCTAGATGGATAGTAAACATGACCTAGCTGACTTCATTAATGACTAGTGTCTCATTGATCTAGATCTCTTAGGAGATACATATACCTTGACTAATAGAAGGGTGGGGGATGATCTTATTCAAGTTAGATTGGATCATACCCTTATTTCTACAGATTGGCTACATCTTTATTTTTGTTCCTTAAAAGCTATGTCTATAGTTGGATTTGACCATTTTCCTATAAGTTTTATTGCTGAACCTAAAGGAGGTAGAAGAAGGTTCTCATTTAGGTTTGAAAAGATGTGGCTTTCTCATCCTAGTCTGCATAACTGTGTGAAGGATTGGTGGGATGTTAAAATTGATGGTACAACACTATTTCGTGTGGCCAAAAAGCTTAGAATTGTGAAGGAGAAGATTAGAAAAGGGAATAAGGAGATGTTTGGAGACATTTTCATGTTTAAATCTGCCCTTCAGGCGGATCTCAACATTatcaaagaaaaaattcaaaaagaagGCTATGTTTGTGATAATTTTGCTAGAGAGAGCGACATTGTTTTGAAATTTCATAGTATTATTTAAAGAGAGGAAATCTTCAGGAGGCAGAGATCGAGATCTTTATGGCTCAATGCTGGAGACAGAAATACTATATTCTTTCATATCACCACTCTTAAACACAGAGTTGCGAATATAATTGATCACATTATTAGTAATGGTATTAAACTAGAGCGTGAAGACAAGATTAGTGAAGATGCTGTTGAATTTTTTGGGATGCTTCTCAAGGCTGATTCTATGTTGGATCTGGAAGCCCATAATTCTTTCGCAGAGTCCATTCTGAGGGTGTTGTTTGCTAATCAGAACTAGATGCTGGCTGCTATCCCCTCTAATGAGGAAATTAAGAAagttgtcttctcctttgatggtaacaaaggtCCTAGCCTGGATGGGTTCCCAATGTTTTTCTTTGAGAACTTTTGGGATATTGTTGAGAGTGATGTTTCCagtgttgtcaaagaattctttggagcCAGATCTTTACTTAAGGAACTTAATGCCACTTTTATTGTCCTCATTCCGAAAAAGATGGGGGCTAACTCATTGGATGCTTTTCGGCCTATCAACCTATGCAATTCCTTTaataaaatcatctctaaggtcTTGACTTCTAGGTTGCTAAGGATCCTGCCCTTTTTTATCGTGCCTCAACATAATGGTTTTGTTCTGGGGAGACAAATCTTGGACTCCATTATCACTATTCATGAGATCTCTCACTCCTTGACTGTGTCTAAGGCTCAAGGATTCTTGCTTAAGCTGGACattgctaaggcttatgatagggtggattgggCTTTCCTGAAGAAAATCCTTGTTGCTTTTGGCTTTTCTAATAGGGTTATTTGTCTTATTTGGCATCTTATCTCCACTATTTCTATGACGGTCATTGTCAGTGGTTCGCCTTCCCACTTCTTCAAATCTTCTTGGGGCTTAAGGCAGGGAGAtcctatttcttttatttttttcactaTCATGGTAGAGAGCTTAGGTAGGTTTATCTAGAAACAAGTTGTGGATGGTCTTTTGAGAGGATTGAAACCTTCTTCAGCTAGTTTGATATGCTCTCATCAACACTTTGTTGACGATACTATTCTGATGGGGAGTTCGTTTGTTGGGGAACCTAGAGTCTTAAGGTCAACTTTAAATCTTTATGAAAAAGCTTCGAGGCAAATGGTTAATAGAGCTAAAAGATGCATTCAAGGAGTTAGAGCAACataagggcaagtgcaaggtaatgagtcacaaattcgcggaagtccgcgcattggaaaatgcgctcttataaacgggggcccgttttcaaaaaacgggggcccgtttgtgcttcgggctctcgagccgaaaggtaacgggggcccgttttgtttaaaaacgggcccccgttttgttctaaaacgggggcccgcttttaaacaaaacgggggcccgttttgtttaaaagcgggcccccgtttctaaatggcatttttcctttttttccacaatccgcccttgtttgaaaacgggggcccgttttgtggaagttgattccacaacccgccacttggctcgggattaggcccgggataggcctgggatggccacacctgagacatggacctgcaaattcaaatctccatgaatgaaagcacaaatatgaacttcagaaatagtttacacgCCTCTAATTAGAAAATTTTTAtgcgaaattaaaacccatttcagattatactgtctagattctaaatatgtaaatttatttaaaaattgattattttaactatttttcatttaatttatactaaatcgggtccataaatttgaaatattaactaattttgttaatttaataacttttttattttaaagaattttggaaaaaaaattatatgtcatcaatctacacaaaattcttttgtattttaaaaaaaaaaaaatcaaaaaatgttaagtttacatcaaattatgtgggtcgtacacgtcaaatttttaaaaagataattacgaccattaaaaaattaattaaaaaaaaaatattagaaaaaaaaatacaaaaaaatatgctcatcaatcttcagtgtgttacaaaccatttcccaaaacggtttgaaaaaataattttaattgtgtcaaaaagtgtgggtcgtacacatgcatggtatggtcctgaaacaggcatttttaaaacatagttttcagaattccatttaaaaagttattttttattatgtgggtattaaaataaattatatatttggaaactacactcagagggctatcttttatattactgactttttccaagattcaatctctaagtgtttcaaaatttaagctcaaatgagacaaaatctgaaaatcagggaaaacacttccactttttggccaaaaagtgcactcatcttcttgcactgacccataagACAACATTTTCTACTCCTTGGGGTACTTATATTTATCTAAGGATGTCATTCAAGTTGAATAAAACAAGTTCAATTTTTTAGAGTGATGGACATTTCATTTTCTTCTCTCATTGATGAGATCATGGTGGTGAACTAGGATAGCCTAACTACATAATCAAGTGACCATTACAAAAACTCGAAGCTACTTTTTTAATAGTTGTCTAGAGTACAATATTttactaaatcccaagaaatgcatattTGCATCTCCTAAACAAAAGATTATTTGTATCTAATTATCAAAGCATAACTAATAGCTAAACCAAGAAATCTAAGCGCACCAAATCTTTCCATAGAAAGAATTGATCCACATCCTTAAAGAACATGAAGATAAACATCCTCTACTAATAGAACAAAGGATTTGAGGAAATTTTTACCACTCATAATAATAACCTAGAGCTTCCAACATGAAGACCATGTGTACCAACATCTAACATGTAGTCCATGGATAATTTATGCAATCATAAGGGATAATAATCTAATGCTTTCTTGTGTAACTACATACTTAAACCAAGGACTCAACATTAGCACTCCAAACCTCAAGAGACTATAGGGTATGACCATATTGTGAAATAAGAGCTATAGAATAACAACACAACCAAATCCAAGATCCTCCTCCCCCATCCTATGAGTAATTGCTATAATTATTTGATTGAAACAAATCAACTATTAAAATCCCTCTTAAACAAGGGTTAGAACCACAAGGAAGACAACCACCTGTAAAGAGAAATTATGCTTGCACATTAGTAACATCAAAACTTAAGAAAAAGCTTAGATATTAAATATGTAAATTCTTTTCACATTATTGCAATAACCACTTTGACTACCACTATTTTTAAACATCATTACAGCTCAAGTATTATCTTAATTGGATCTATAGAATTGTTAGCTTCACAATCTTGCCAATCATAGCAATGCCAACCACTTTATATACTTACACTGTTAAGAAAATATGTGCCTCTTTATCAACTTTGTAGTTTTATGAGTGAAACACCTTAATAATTTACTGTAAATGGATAGTTTTAACAAAAGAAATATTGTGTAAAAGGTATTGCTAAAAAATCAATTAGTCTGGCTTCCATTTCCTACATGGACAGTGAACTTTAAATCTTCAATGAAAGCCTCTATATTGTTTTGAGAAGATCCTCCTGCCTTCATAGCACTCCTTGCACTATCTCTTAATGCCATGATCCGGTTCTTCATCTCCTTTCCTTTTTCACTTGCCACCAATGTTCTTATAGCCCTTGATATTTCTTCTCTGTGAATCACCTTATCATCTCTATGACCACCTCTCAATCTTAGCCCGATTTTCCATTCATCTACCATGAGCTTGCAGTTGGTATACTGTTCTGTCCAGAGAGGAAAACCCAACATTGGAACACCCAGAGCTATGGATTCAGTAACAGAGTTCCATCCACAATGTGTGAAGAAGCCACCTATTGATGGGTGCGATAATACCTGTTAAAAACATTGCTCAGAACAAAAGATGAAACACACAAAATAGAAGCAATGAATTTATAACCTAAAgttaaagtatttttttttttgttgcgtCGTGGGAATGCCCACGATCCAGTTCAGCGTCCAACTCATCTTGTTTAGGTGTTACTTACTCATCaggaaaaaaatgtaaaattttaggTTGTGGGTTATAATTATTCATATAATACCTGTAGCTGAGGCAACCATGGAACAACCAGCCCCTGGCTTTTGCAGGTCTCCATGAAGCCATCTGGTAGGCAGGTGGAGATCTCAGAAGATATTATATCTGGACGAAGCACCCACAGGAAAGGCTGCCCACTTTCTTTCAGTCCCATGGCTATCTCTTCTATCTGAGTTCTGGATACATGAACTAAACTACCAAAGGAAACATATATGACTGATTCAGAAGGTTTAGAGTCCAGCCATTCTGAGGGCTGATATTCAGTCAAGAAGCTTGTCCCCACTGTTATGTCCTTGGGATTATGGCTGTCTAGACAACTGCTTGGAAGTAGAGGACCCACAGTCAAAACTGGAGTTTCTGCATCCATTGCTTTTATTGCCTCTGCTTCAAGCTCGTAGAAAGAATTGCAGAGAACCCAGTCTGCTCGACGAGCTGATTGATATGACTTCAAGAGCATGTCAAGCACATAATCTGAATTGGGGTCTTGAAGCTGTAGAAATGACGGAAGGTCTTTACATTGTATATTTGGAACTCCAGGGATATAATCAATGTAATCATCCAACTCCTCTGCAAGAAAAGCTTCAAAGTGGTCAGAACTAGAACAGGGCAgatcatgatgatgaatcactgtGTGATTCAAAATGTCAATTAAAATTTTTATATACAGTTTAATTCAAAAAACTTGAACTTGATTATTCAAGTTTCTAAAATGATTCCTAAATGAATTGGATT contains:
- the LOC131051448 gene encoding UDP-glycosyltransferase 86A1-like isoform X1: MGGNGNGKPLHALVIPYPTQGHVTPLMQLSKTLAAKGLIVTFVTTYHRHAEITQANSCSSDPVLLEANKLGLDIRSAQISDGLPLNFDRSLKFYDFMQSVDNMGEALEELMNDLNKKEPPISCVIADTLLFWSLDVTKRFGIPWISFWTQPVAVYSIYHNFHLLRSHGHYPPKGIAFLAEELDDYIDYIPGVPNIQCKDLPSFLQLQDPNSDYVLDMLLKSYQSARRADWVLCNSFYELEAEAIKAMDAETPVLTVGPLLPSSCLDSHNPKDITVGTSFLTEYQPSEWLDSKPSESVIYVSFGSLVHVSRTQIEEIAMGLKESGQPFLWVLRPDIISSEISTCLPDGFMETCKSQGLVVPWLPQLQVLSHPSIGGFFTHCGWNSVTESIALGVPMLGFPLWTEQYTNCKLMVDEWKIGLRLRGGHRDDKVIHREEISRAIRTLVASEKGKEMKNRIMALRDSARSAMKAGGSSQNNIEAFIEDLKFTVHVGNGSQTN
- the LOC131051448 gene encoding UDP-glycosyltransferase 86A1-like isoform X2, producing the protein MGGNGNGKPLHALVIPYPTQGHVTPLMQLSKTLAAKGLIVTFVTTYHRHAEITQANSCSSDPVLLEANKLGLDIRSAQISDGLPLNFDRSLKFYDFMQSVDNMGEALEELMNDLNKKEPPISCVIADTLLFWSLDVTKRFGIPWISFWTQPVAVYSIYHNFHLLRSHGHYPPKGIEELDDYIDYIPGVPNIQCKDLPSFLQLQDPNSDYVLDMLLKSYQSARRADWVLCNSFYELEAEAIKAMDAETPVLTVGPLLPSSCLDSHNPKDITVGTSFLTEYQPSEWLDSKPSESVIYVSFGSLVHVSRTQIEEIAMGLKESGQPFLWVLRPDIISSEISTCLPDGFMETCKSQGLVVPWLPQLQVLSHPSIGGFFTHCGWNSVTESIALGVPMLGFPLWTEQYTNCKLMVDEWKIGLRLRGGHRDDKVIHREEISRAIRTLVASEKGKEMKNRIMALRDSARSAMKAGGSSQNNIEAFIEDLKFTVHVGNGSQTN